A stretch of Dama dama isolate Ldn47 chromosome 22, ASM3311817v1, whole genome shotgun sequence DNA encodes these proteins:
- the LOC133043405 gene encoding translation machinery-associated protein 7-like: MLGHEGGKKKPLKQPKKQTKEMDEEDKAFKQKQKEVQKKLKELKAKAKGKGPLTTSGIKKSGKK, from the coding sequence ATGTTGGGCCATGAAGGTGGCAAGAAGAAGCCCCTGAAGCAGCCCAAGAAGCAAACCAAGGAGATGGATGAGGAAGATAAGGCATTCAAGCAGAAGCAGAAGGAGGTGCAGAAGAAACTAAAGGAGCTAAAAGCaaaggccaaggggaaaggcccCCTGACCACCAGTGGAATTAAGAAATCTGGCAAAAAGTAA